A single genomic interval of Eurosta solidaginis isolate ZX-2024a chromosome 3, ASM4086904v1, whole genome shotgun sequence harbors:
- the LOC137243519 gene encoding alpha-tocopherol transfer protein-like has product MSNIRPLTPLLAKRAQEELGEVPERIDADIQQLREWIQKQPHLTARTDDQFLVAFLRGCKYSIEKAKHKLDNYYATRAAVPELYKNRFVNDAAIEILRSGVYLPLPKPVSPDGPRIHIARYGVFDINKYSLSDVLKVRTMLSEIQFREDDNAIVMGFMEVIDFKGLTASHVLHFNVVLVKKLVVLGDKAFPYRPKGLHFINVPSSCEKALNIAKSLLSDKIKQRFHVHSDFESLYKYIPKECLPAECGGSNGTIETGTKEWEKKLLSYKDYFVEEAKYGTNEKLRRGRPVDSESLFGIDGSFRKLDID; this is encoded by the exons ATGTCCAATATACGTCCCTTAACACCGCTACTGGCAAAGCGCGCACAAGAAGAATTGGGCGAAGTACCGGAACGCATTGATGCGGATATACAGCAACTACGGGAATGGATACAGAAACAACCTCATCTTACGGCACGCACAGACGATCAATTTTTAGTGGCTTTCCTGCGCGGTTGCAAATACAGTATAGAAAAGGCTAAACACAAATTAGATAATTACTATGCAACGCGTGCAGCGGTACCAGAATTGTATAAAAATCGCTTTGTGAATGATGCAGCTATTGAAATTCTACGATCTGG CGTCTATCTACCACTTCCCAAACCAGTATCACCAGATGGTCCACGCATTCATATCGCCCGCTATGGCGTATTCGACATCAACAAATATTCCCTTAGCGATGTATTAAAAGTTCGTACGATGCTCAGTGAAATACAATTTCGTGAAGATGATAATGCCATAGTTATGGGTTTTATGGAGGTAATAGATTTCAAGGGTCTCACTGCTAGTCACGTTCTTCATTTCAATGTGGTCTTAGTGAAAAAACTTGTTGTGTTAGGCGATAAAGCATTTCCATATCGACCCAAGGGTCTACATTTTATAAACGTACCCTCAAGCTGTGAGAAAGCTTTGAATATTGCAAAAAGTTTGCTAAGCGATAAAATTAAACAGcgc TTCCATGTGCATTCCGATTTCGAATCGCTTTATAAGTATATACCAAAAGAATGTCTCCCAGCTGAATGTGGTGGCAGCAATGGCACAATAGAAACCGGTACGAAGGAATGGGAGAAGAAATTACTTAGCTATAAAGATTATTTTGTGGAGGAAGCTAAATATGGCACAAATGAAAAACTACGCCGTGGCCGCCCTGTCGATTCCGAATCACTTTTCGGTATTGATGGCTCATTTAGAAAATTGGATATTGATTAG